A single Ferrimicrobium sp. DNA region contains:
- a CDS encoding NUDIX domain-containing protein produces the protein MMADDLEGVPAVVRPAVRIICLDSLERVLLLHWRDPVDGRTFWEPPGGGVEEGESEIDAARREMAEETGLPTDSIVGPVVRVQRNSLWAGTRLVAEEPFFVARVGDAAVQPAALTDEEQATMLGFQWWSVEELRTAEVVVEPAQLLHLLAEHVGGVWAPDHEG, from the coding sequence ATGATGGCAGATGATTTAGAGGGTGTGCCAGCAGTCGTCAGGCCTGCGGTGCGTATTATCTGTCTTGATAGTCTCGAGCGAGTTCTCCTGTTGCATTGGCGTGACCCCGTCGATGGAAGAACGTTCTGGGAGCCTCCGGGTGGTGGTGTTGAGGAGGGCGAGTCGGAGATCGATGCTGCCCGCCGAGAGATGGCGGAGGAGACTGGCCTACCAACGGATAGTATCGTTGGTCCAGTCGTCCGAGTGCAGCGTAATAGCCTTTGGGCGGGGACGCGACTGGTAGCAGAGGAGCCCTTTTTCGTGGCGCGCGTAGGAGATGCAGCTGTTCAACCAGCCGCGCTCACCGACGAAGAGCAGGCGACCATGCTCGGGTTTCAGTGGTGGTCTGTTGAGGAGCTACGCACGGCCGAGGTCGTCGTGGAGCCGGCCCAGTTGCTTCACTTATTGGCCGAACACGTCGGTGGTGTGTGGGCTCCGGATCATGAGGGCTAG